Proteins from a genomic interval of candidate division WOR-3 bacterium:
- the lnt gene encoding apolipoprotein N-acyltransferase, with amino-acid sequence MFLSFPPAGLGLLMLVAMVPLLISVYGKKNHSFLKGFLTGLIFYSLLLSWITELSITGHVKIFLYVGYIVLCFYLSIYTGLYAYFLSRAKNPFHFVLLSSFLWTAFEFIRSQTSQVGFPWGMTAYSLARNPLLIQITSVGGIYLLVMWLASVNSLTAMIFLKKKYASLFFTLILLVNLVFGTLSMKNHDGEEDWILVSVIQPNVSQDLKGSEDEKARMRRTEIIMDFVSRSFNLFDGDIVIMPETSWPWPVKSICPAMFPNSMPLSDSAKTYGKAVLVGAQDLVGFRDYYRPTNSVFLIDGRGSVIARHDKIYLVPFGEHLPFDDVFPFITSLNLGQSDYLPGKNELLPCIDGVCFGAGICYESAFEDYYRGLVEKGANFIVNVTDDQWFGHSAGPRQHADMFILRAVENRMWGVRCANKGVSYIVDPQGRIIASTEPDTPDILFGRVGVRTVKSPYTAVVGGKVGIISVLCSFVYAIVFLIKKRRYKCMKS; translated from the coding sequence TTGTTTCTCAGTTTTCCGCCCGCTGGTTTGGGTTTATTGATGCTTGTAGCCATGGTTCCTCTGTTGATATCAGTTTACGGGAAAAAAAATCATTCGTTCCTGAAAGGATTTTTGACAGGACTGATATTTTATTCTCTTCTTCTTTCCTGGATAACCGAACTTTCAATAACCGGCCACGTTAAAATATTTCTTTACGTTGGTTACATTGTATTATGTTTTTATCTTTCAATTTATACAGGTCTTTATGCATATTTTTTGTCGAGAGCAAAAAATCCCTTTCATTTCGTTCTTTTGTCGTCTTTTCTTTGGACTGCTTTCGAATTCATCCGGTCGCAGACTTCTCAGGTCGGATTCCCGTGGGGGATGACGGCTTATTCTCTCGCGAGAAATCCTCTGCTGATACAGATCACTTCTGTAGGCGGAATTTATCTTCTGGTGATGTGGCTGGCCTCTGTAAATTCTCTCACCGCAATGATTTTTTTGAAAAAAAAATATGCTTCCCTGTTTTTCACTCTGATTTTGCTTGTCAATCTTGTATTCGGAACTCTTTCAATGAAAAATCATGACGGCGAAGAAGACTGGATACTGGTCTCCGTCATTCAACCCAACGTGTCTCAGGATCTGAAAGGGAGTGAAGACGAAAAGGCCAGGATGCGTAGGACGGAAATCATCATGGATTTTGTTTCCCGTTCTTTTAACCTGTTCGACGGAGACATCGTCATAATGCCAGAGACGAGTTGGCCCTGGCCTGTTAAGTCTATATGTCCGGCTATGTTTCCGAATTCAATGCCCCTCTCAGATTCAGCGAAAACCTACGGAAAAGCCGTTTTGGTAGGGGCTCAGGACTTGGTCGGATTCAGAGACTATTACAGACCGACGAATTCTGTTTTTTTGATCGACGGTCGGGGTAGTGTCATAGCAAGACACGATAAAATATATCTGGTCCCGTTCGGCGAGCATCTGCCTTTTGACGACGTCTTTCCTTTCATCACCTCTCTCAATTTAGGTCAGAGTGATTATCTGCCGGGAAAAAATGAACTTCTTCCCTGCATTGACGGAGTCTGTTTTGGAGCAGGCATTTGCTACGAGTCGGCTTTTGAGGATTACTACAGAGGTCTCGTTGAAAAAGGCGCGAACTTCATAGTAAATGTCACTGACGACCAATGGTTCGGCCACTCGGCTGGTCCCAGACAGCACGCCGACATGTTCATATTGAGAGCAGTCGAAAACAGAATGTGGGGAGTTAGATGCGCCAACAAAGGAGTATCTTATATTGTCGATCCTCAAGGAAGAATAATCGCTTCAACCGAACCGGACACTCCTGACATCCTTTTCGGCAGAGTCGGAGTCAGAACAGTGAAGAGTCCTTATACAGCAGTTGTAGGCGGCAAAGTAGGAATTATTTCAGTATTATGTTCTTTTGTCTACGCCATTGTTTTTTTAATAAAAAAAAGGAGATATAAATGTATGAAGTCGTAA
- the lpdA gene encoding dihydrolipoyl dehydrogenase: MYEVVIIGGGPGGYVAALESARKGLKTALVEEKKVGGVCLNVGCIPTKAMLYCSSVLTSASGGKRYGLAAENISFDENAADRHRSLTVSKLVKGIENLLANRGVDIIRDTAVSVSKGKTVCKNNVLESENIIIATGSRSADIPPARFDGEKIISSDQAVTEQRSPESILVVGAGVIGVEMATYWSSIGKRVVLVEMLGSILPLLKDDRVSAVIAESLKKKKAVVLTGKSLEKCEIQGNMVKSFLSGGDVVETEKVLIATGRKPDSVIADPLVFKRDSRGHILTDDLCRTNIDGIWAIGDVAGEPYLAHKASHEAEVAVSAMLGEKTEKKNLAAVPSCVFSDPEVASVGLNPREAEERGITCIWGEFPFSANGKAVSSGMIEGFARIVARKEDHAVMGGQIAGASADLLIGEISLAVRLGLRLEDLARTVHVHPSLCEVIPEAARVALGEPLHR; encoded by the coding sequence ATGTATGAAGTCGTAATAATCGGAGGAGGGCCGGGAGGGTATGTTGCGGCACTCGAAAGCGCTCGAAAGGGTCTCAAGACTGCTCTCGTTGAAGAAAAAAAGGTCGGCGGAGTCTGTCTGAACGTCGGATGCATACCGACAAAAGCGATGCTTTACTGCTCTTCAGTTCTAACATCGGCCTCGGGCGGAAAAAGATACGGCCTCGCGGCGGAAAACATCTCCTTTGACGAGAACGCCGCAGACAGACACAGATCGCTCACTGTTTCAAAACTCGTTAAAGGAATAGAAAATCTCCTGGCCAATAGAGGCGTAGACATCATCAGGGACACCGCTGTTTCTGTATCAAAAGGAAAAACTGTGTGCAAAAACAATGTTCTGGAATCGGAAAATATAATCATCGCGACCGGTTCCAGATCCGCCGATATCCCTCCTGCGAGATTTGACGGAGAAAAAATAATTAGTTCAGACCAGGCAGTCACGGAACAGAGATCGCCAGAGAGCATTCTGGTAGTTGGCGCTGGTGTTATAGGAGTCGAGATGGCGACTTACTGGTCATCTATAGGCAAGCGCGTAGTGCTCGTTGAAATGCTCGGTTCGATTCTGCCTCTGCTGAAAGATGACAGAGTCAGCGCTGTCATAGCCGAATCCTTGAAAAAGAAAAAAGCCGTCGTTTTGACCGGAAAATCGCTGGAGAAATGCGAAATTCAAGGGAACATGGTGAAAAGTTTTTTGAGCGGCGGAGATGTAGTTGAGACTGAAAAAGTTTTGATTGCGACAGGGAGAAAACCTGATTCGGTGATAGCTGACCCGCTGGTTTTTAAAAGGGACTCACGCGGACATATACTGACTGATGATTTGTGCAGAACGAACATCGATGGAATATGGGCAATAGGAGATGTCGCCGGTGAACCGTATTTGGCGCACAAGGCTTCGCACGAAGCCGAAGTCGCCGTTTCAGCCATGCTCGGAGAAAAAACTGAAAAGAAGAATTTAGCCGCCGTGCCGTCCTGTGTTTTTTCAGATCCCGAAGTCGCCTCGGTCGGACTCAATCCCCGTGAAGCAGAAGAAAGGGGCATAACTTGTATATGGGGAGAATTTCCTTTTTCAGCCAACGGAAAGGCCGTATCATCAGGTATGATAGAGGGTTTTGCCCGAATTGTCGCCAGAAAGGAGGATCACGCTGTTATGGGAGGACAAATTGCAGGAGCCTCTGCGGACCTGCTCATTGGAGAAATATCGCTCGCCGTCAGACTTGGCCTCAGGTTGGAGGACTTGGCTCGTACGGTTCACGTCCATCCTTCTCTGTGCGAAGTGATCCCGGAAGCTGCAAGGGTCGCGCTCGGTGAACCCCTTCACAGGTGA
- a CDS encoding lamin tail domain-containing protein, producing the protein MLCSETLVAEQIVINEVMANPRGSESVQGSPGDRNEFIELFNDSSDPYDISKLLISDGDATDVIIAWNDTSLMAQNVIWGSTILQPGNFAVILDPEYTDSGDQTFYQPYRFGDGTLIVTVGNTTLGNGLATSDPVLLLDSSLIVISTYGTPWDSLDSVPFDPGDGVSSERINPSVEDSDRAWRPSADSCTPGKINSVYCGNLVIDPEFMRFSGTTPGEPCTLTVRLENLGSDTVGGFSVVAFRTKYIFYSDSLIFSGETAYSRDLFPGYADSVALVWLDPPAGLFTLFVRALDAEASKLVRFGHVPGQLIISEVMFAPDCSGEWIELRNRYDRSCSVQCLLLSGKDTAFAEIIVDQYGYLVLCEDSASFRTQYTAFQGLLFQPKIWPVLGNFDDSILVLEPLGTKIDALKYSFTSWERGFSLERVCDEISSDDPGNWARCVSPAKATPGAKNSVQSVLPDLEGAISVTPNPFSPDGDMVDENCIIAVSLGTYPENMKLKIFDISGSVLRTFESFIPEMTQYFIWDGRDDSGNNLPPGIYVLLLNAKLADGRSFSSKCTVVIAEKL; encoded by the coding sequence ATGTTGTGTAGTGAAACTCTTGTTGCAGAACAGATTGTTATCAACGAAGTAATGGCTAACCCGAGGGGAAGCGAATCCGTTCAGGGTTCTCCGGGCGACAGGAACGAGTTCATAGAGCTTTTCAACGACTCATCTGATCCTTATGACATCTCAAAACTTCTGATCAGCGACGGTGACGCGACCGATGTCATAATTGCCTGGAACGACACCTCTTTAATGGCACAGAATGTGATTTGGGGCTCTACAATTCTTCAACCCGGAAATTTTGCAGTGATTCTCGATCCCGAATACACGGATTCCGGAGATCAGACGTTTTATCAGCCGTACAGATTTGGCGACGGAACTCTTATTGTGACAGTTGGCAACACGACACTTGGCAACGGGTTGGCTACTTCAGACCCTGTTTTGCTTCTCGATAGCTCGTTGATTGTCATATCAACATACGGAACGCCCTGGGACAGTCTCGACTCGGTTCCTTTCGACCCAGGAGACGGAGTTTCTTCGGAAAGAATTAATCCTTCGGTGGAAGATTCGGATAGGGCATGGCGCCCTTCCGCCGATTCCTGTACTCCTGGAAAAATCAACAGTGTTTACTGCGGTAATTTAGTTATAGATCCTGAGTTTATGAGATTTTCTGGAACGACTCCGGGTGAACCGTGCACTTTGACTGTTCGTCTTGAAAATCTCGGCTCTGACACTGTTGGCGGGTTTTCCGTTGTTGCATTCCGGACTAAATACATTTTTTATTCAGACAGTTTGATCTTTTCAGGAGAAACGGCTTACAGTAGAGACCTTTTTCCCGGGTACGCGGATTCAGTAGCATTGGTATGGCTTGATCCTCCAGCCGGATTGTTTACTTTGTTTGTCAGGGCATTGGATGCAGAAGCTTCAAAACTTGTCAGATTTGGCCATGTTCCCGGCCAGTTGATAATATCTGAAGTCATGTTCGCCCCTGATTGTTCGGGTGAATGGATCGAACTCCGTAACAGGTACGACAGGTCTTGCTCTGTTCAGTGCCTTCTCCTGAGCGGAAAAGATACGGCTTTTGCGGAAATTATTGTGGATCAGTACGGATATTTAGTCCTTTGTGAAGATTCGGCGTCCTTCAGGACGCAATACACGGCTTTTCAGGGTTTGCTGTTCCAGCCGAAGATATGGCCGGTTTTAGGCAATTTTGACGATTCAATCCTGGTTTTAGAGCCCTTGGGAACAAAAATTGACGCTTTAAAGTACTCTTTTACGTCTTGGGAAAGAGGTTTCAGCCTTGAAAGAGTTTGCGACGAAATTTCTTCTGACGATCCAGGCAATTGGGCGAGATGCGTTTCACCGGCCAAAGCGACCCCGGGCGCGAAAAATTCCGTTCAGTCAGTTTTACCTGATCTTGAAGGTGCGATATCGGTCACGCCCAATCCGTTCTCTCCTGACGGTGACATGGTGGACGAAAACTGCATAATCGCAGTCTCACTAGGGACTTATCCGGAAAATATGAAACTGAAAATTTTTGACATATCCGGTAGTGTTTTGAGAACTTTCGAAAGTTTTATACCTGAAATGACCCAGTATTTTATCTGGGACGGCAGGGACGACTCGGGAAATAATTTGCCGCCCGGTATTTATGTTCTGCTTTTGAACGCTAAACTTGCTGACGGCAGATCGTTTTCATCCAAATGCACAGTGGTTATCGCCGAAAAACTATGA
- a CDS encoding HAMP domain-containing histidine kinase, giving the protein MHRIKKIIQSSMRSLGNFNLFDLRHPWLKFVLFVTLLTISGVGILSYVMTQKVINDIKKSEEVVAQGYASLMTFFTTQVAQDPSNEKIFLEGKRIIASIPIPVVITEPDGKPRAWRNIGIYPDAVSSEELDTTDIFATDNPVILEIVEIYEKMDKINEPIPIYVEVGEIRLTAAYLHYGNPPFLKTINLLPLIQTGLLIALLFTLLISLRIARNWERDNVWMIMAKETAHQLATPFSSIMGWIEFFRADPSTLEEGLDSIQRDLLRMNNIIKRFSRIGTSPTMMSINLDEIVRNSVEYFSKRLPTLGHNVNLTYDPVGNCPVTGDAELLSWVIENIIKNSLDAMNKDTGEISISLGTDDKKRKAVLRISDNGKGMTKKQSAKVFDLGYTSKKYGWGMGLTLSKRIIETMHEGRIYVESSKPDYGTVFAVELKLSS; this is encoded by the coding sequence ATGCACAGAATAAAAAAAATAATTCAGTCTTCGATGAGATCACTCGGCAATTTCAACTTATTCGATCTCAGACACCCCTGGCTCAAATTTGTTCTTTTTGTAACCCTTTTAACCATATCAGGCGTCGGAATACTCTCTTACGTGATGACCCAGAAAGTCATAAACGACATAAAAAAATCAGAAGAAGTAGTCGCTCAGGGATACGCTTCACTCATGACATTTTTTACGACTCAGGTCGCTCAGGATCCTTCCAACGAAAAGATATTCCTCGAAGGAAAAAGGATCATAGCTTCGATACCCATCCCTGTAGTCATAACGGAACCGGATGGTAAACCTAGAGCGTGGAGGAACATAGGTATATATCCGGACGCAGTGTCGAGCGAAGAACTTGACACCACAGACATTTTCGCGACGGACAATCCCGTCATACTCGAGATAGTTGAAATCTACGAAAAAATGGACAAAATAAACGAACCGATACCGATTTACGTCGAAGTCGGCGAAATCCGACTGACTGCGGCTTACCTCCATTACGGCAATCCGCCTTTTTTAAAAACAATAAACCTTCTGCCGCTGATACAGACGGGACTGCTGATAGCTTTGCTTTTTACACTTTTGATATCCCTGAGAATCGCCAGAAACTGGGAAAGGGACAATGTCTGGATGATAATGGCCAAAGAGACCGCCCATCAACTCGCGACGCCCTTTTCTTCAATCATGGGATGGATAGAATTTTTCAGGGCAGATCCTTCCACACTGGAGGAAGGTTTGGACAGCATTCAGCGCGACCTTTTGAGGATGAACAACATAATCAAGAGATTCAGCCGCATAGGGACGTCTCCCACAATGATGTCAATAAACCTCGACGAGATAGTAAGGAATTCGGTGGAATATTTTTCCAAAAGACTGCCTACCCTCGGACACAATGTAAATCTCACCTACGATCCTGTCGGGAACTGCCCGGTGACAGGCGATGCAGAGCTTCTTTCCTGGGTAATCGAGAACATAATAAAAAATTCCCTCGACGCAATGAACAAAGACACCGGAGAAATTTCGATATCTCTGGGCACGGACGACAAGAAACGCAAAGCCGTTCTCAGAATATCGGACAACGGAAAGGGTATGACTAAAAAACAATCTGCAAAAGTATTCGACCTGGGCTACACGTCAAAAAAATACGGCTGGGGAATGGGATTGACGCTTTCTAAAAGAATCATAGAAACCATGCACGAAGGAAGAATATACGTGGAAAGCTCAAAACCTGATTACGGCACGGTCTTCGCCGTCGAGCTCAAGCTTTCGTCATAG
- a CDS encoding DUF2723 domain-containing protein: MGKKRFFLELIPPLAVFAISVSAYFFFSCPGLFWEDSPQMDIVARTLSITHSPGHPLYSIMGRISVIIFGSFTSPSRSVVLASVLYSSLSLFVYSFLLARSGRSFLSSIGAPLIFGFSMPVFHYSTVAETYCLFAAGLCFFPLVFGSRKQFALYSYILGLFSGASILIAIIFPVTAAFCFFKDKNVRFLFLNIFLFSMGFSIYLFIFFRSQAGPPLDWGNPENFKNFYGMLTMKEFRGDFFSGFLAQKNLFTTVVTVSKNLLFNSAFAGIILWAAGFISILKKNGACALTIPVLFLAFLVFALNAGRGPDFEAYLIPLYFFASYTASHSDDLVKFRRFAGFFLIITAIFNFLIHHPPLERRNSSGAHSYMNFMLEKIPENSVVYCENTNEYFLLLNAKITQGERTDLTLIFSDLLDEKWYIESLGEISGHLCDAGALMNYCLEKSLPLVYFPSSKTKSLSSVFTPKSCYFLFNGDDKSPETAYRIIYDPEPASQNHQRVIWENQMNFFFSTQDIPRLLPVLDSLNANYSFWQYRLNRAKIRMICLGADITREEAKEISVDLEKALALGSDKDDIYYLRAHLCILTGEFEEAAQAVRLMSDSPDKYEASINLLLAIGDVQEAKRELMKASVKWPEDQRFLELKRILGP, encoded by the coding sequence ATGGGTAAAAAAAGATTTTTTCTGGAGTTAATTCCTCCTCTTGCTGTTTTTGCTATTTCTGTTTCCGCGTATTTTTTCTTCTCGTGTCCGGGTTTGTTCTGGGAAGACTCCCCCCAGATGGACATTGTCGCCAGAACCCTTTCCATAACTCACTCCCCCGGACATCCTCTTTATTCAATCATGGGAAGGATTTCGGTCATTATCTTCGGATCGTTCACTTCCCCTTCAAGATCCGTGGTGCTTGCAAGCGTTTTATATTCATCTCTGTCTCTTTTTGTTTATTCGTTTCTTTTGGCCCGTTCCGGCAGATCTTTTCTTTCAAGCATTGGCGCTCCGTTGATTTTCGGCTTTTCAATGCCCGTTTTCCATTATTCCACAGTTGCAGAAACGTACTGTCTTTTCGCGGCCGGGCTTTGCTTTTTCCCTCTGGTTTTCGGCAGCAGAAAGCAATTCGCTCTTTACAGCTACATTCTGGGTCTTTTTTCGGGAGCCAGCATACTTATCGCAATTATATTTCCCGTAACGGCGGCATTTTGCTTTTTCAAGGATAAAAACGTCCGTTTTTTATTTCTAAACATTTTTCTGTTCTCTATGGGTTTCTCAATTTACTTATTTATTTTTTTCAGAAGCCAGGCCGGCCCCCCTCTTGACTGGGGAAATCCTGAGAACTTCAAAAATTTTTACGGCATGCTTACTATGAAAGAATTCAGAGGTGATTTCTTTTCAGGTTTTCTGGCGCAAAAGAACCTGTTCACAACCGTCGTCACTGTTTCGAAAAATCTTCTCTTCAATTCAGCTTTCGCCGGAATCATTCTCTGGGCGGCAGGTTTTATTTCAATTTTAAAAAAGAACGGCGCCTGTGCCCTGACGATTCCGGTTCTCTTTCTCGCGTTTCTTGTTTTCGCACTAAACGCAGGGAGAGGTCCGGATTTTGAAGCTTATCTGATCCCTCTGTACTTTTTCGCTTCATACACTGCGTCACATTCAGACGATCTTGTTAAATTCAGACGGTTCGCCGGCTTTTTCCTGATAATAACAGCAATTTTTAATTTTTTAATCCATCACCCTCCGCTCGAGAGAAGAAACTCATCCGGAGCGCATTCTTACATGAATTTTATGCTTGAAAAAATCCCGGAAAATTCTGTCGTGTACTGCGAAAACACCAACGAGTATTTTCTCCTTCTCAACGCGAAAATTACTCAAGGAGAAAGGACAGACCTGACATTAATTTTTTCTGATCTCCTCGATGAGAAATGGTACATTGAATCTCTTGGTGAAATTTCCGGTCATCTTTGCGACGCAGGGGCGCTGATGAATTACTGTCTGGAAAAATCGCTTCCTCTTGTATATTTCCCTTCTTCAAAAACAAAATCCCTTTCTTCGGTTTTCACTCCTAAAAGTTGTTATTTCCTTTTTAACGGTGACGATAAATCTCCCGAAACAGCTTACAGAATAATTTATGACCCGGAACCGGCGTCTCAGAATCACCAAAGAGTCATCTGGGAAAACCAGATGAATTTCTTTTTTTCCACTCAAGATATTCCCCGTCTTTTACCGGTTCTCGATTCGCTCAACGCCAATTATTCTTTCTGGCAATACCGGCTCAACAGGGCAAAAATCCGCATGATCTGCCTGGGCGCCGACATAACAAGGGAAGAAGCGAAAGAAATTTCTGTTGACCTGGAAAAAGCACTCGCTCTGGGATCTGACAAAGACGACATTTATTACCTCAGAGCACACCTTTGCATTCTGACGGGAGAATTCGAAGAAGCCGCCCAAGCGGTGAGACTGATGAGTGACTCACCTGATAAATACGAAGCGTCAATCAACCTGCTTCTGGCGATCGGTGACGTTCAGGAGGCGAAGCGAGAACTCATGAAAGCTTCGGTTAAATGGCCCGAAGACCAAAGATTTCTGGAACTGAAAAGAATTCTCGGTCCATGA
- a CDS encoding B12-binding domain-containing radical SAM protein encodes MKNKILLLSPSQKQLYAGKIPYPHLGLLFLSSALENAGFTTELVQEDFAEKKQLIHKLTRNDTLAVFATCTTPLFTRIRSISRTLKKLNGPPVILGGPHASAYGMSSVTEGIRAAVRGEGEKAAVEIALRLSDNSDLSGIEGVLTEDGETPAASLVEDLDSLPFPNYRLVSDWKRFKPPESRDAPAIPVSFSRGCGGNCIFCSTPNIWGRKVRRMSPERAICLVEYLVSEFKAREIHITDDDFTGDREWTEDFLYLTRKKNLPVKFYFMNGIRPSNIDKDLLLCMKSANFINAGFGIETASESIYRTIGKTVSMQKYEEAIYLSSKNGLTTWVFYVFGLPGETKETVEKNVLHSISSKAHFAKFFILQPYKGTRINELYSKMGFLSGEPEKGLYENTNLQLPGFSGGELEKLLKKAYLKFYLNPKKIFNIIRRGHAFSSGSFLSDVKFVFHMMKG; translated from the coding sequence ATGAAAAATAAAATTCTTCTTCTGTCGCCTTCTCAAAAACAGCTCTACGCCGGAAAGATTCCTTATCCTCATCTCGGGCTCCTTTTTCTGTCGTCGGCTCTTGAAAATGCGGGATTCACAACAGAGCTCGTGCAGGAGGATTTCGCGGAAAAAAAACAATTAATTCATAAACTCACCCGGAACGACACTCTCGCTGTTTTTGCAACCTGCACAACTCCTCTTTTCACCAGAATACGCAGCATTTCCAGGACTTTAAAAAAATTAAACGGTCCGCCCGTAATTCTCGGAGGGCCGCACGCCTCGGCTTACGGAATGTCATCTGTAACTGAAGGAATAAGAGCCGCAGTCAGGGGCGAGGGGGAAAAAGCCGCCGTTGAGATAGCCCTCCGGCTTTCAGATAATTCAGACTTGTCCGGAATCGAAGGCGTGCTGACTGAAGACGGAGAAACACCGGCCGCTTCTCTGGTAGAAGATCTCGACTCTCTTCCTTTCCCTAATTACCGTCTTGTCAGCGACTGGAAAAGATTCAAACCGCCCGAATCCCGTGACGCTCCCGCCATACCTGTATCTTTCAGCAGAGGATGCGGAGGCAACTGTATTTTTTGTTCGACACCGAATATCTGGGGCAGAAAAGTCCGAAGAATGTCTCCTGAAAGGGCTATATGTCTCGTCGAATATCTTGTTTCGGAATTTAAAGCCAGGGAGATACACATAACTGACGACGATTTCACGGGAGACAGAGAATGGACCGAGGATTTTCTCTACCTGACGAGAAAAAAAAATCTGCCTGTAAAATTCTACTTCATGAACGGCATCAGACCTTCAAACATAGACAAAGACCTGCTTCTTTGCATGAAAAGCGCCAATTTCATCAACGCCGGTTTCGGCATCGAAACTGCATCGGAGAGCATATACAGGACAATAGGAAAGACGGTCAGCATGCAAAAATACGAAGAGGCGATATATCTTTCCTCGAAGAATGGTCTGACCACGTGGGTTTTTTACGTTTTCGGTCTACCAGGAGAAACCAAAGAAACCGTCGAAAAAAACGTATTACATTCCATTTCGTCGAAGGCTCATTTTGCCAAATTTTTCATACTCCAGCCGTATAAAGGAACAAGAATAAACGAATTGTATTCGAAAATGGGTTTTTTAAGCGGAGAACCTGAGAAAGGCCTTTACGAGAACACCAATCTTCAACTGCCTGGTTTTTCCGGAGGGGAACTTGAAAAACTGCTCAAAAAAGCTTACCTAAAATTTTATCTCAACCCGAAAAAAATTTTCAACATAATTAGACGCGGTCACGCTTTCAGCTCCGGTTCTTTTTTATCTGACGTTAAATTCGTGTTTCACATGATGAAAGGCTGA
- a CDS encoding polysaccharide deacetylase family protein: MHDKICCLRIDVDTKAGLKAGVPEILKTLARQSAKASFFLTTGPDDFAVSALRVFREKDFLEKIITLKSSYINLASGNQSSGLRKTAESILSDGHEIGLHGYSHFRWIAFFNTEKSKFFFKRMLQGIDEFISSTGFSPSFSGAPGWKASVELLRMQDSLGFEFASDVRANAPFYPLTENGTRLKTLQIPVTLPTLDECLVSKISINPAFKDGDVYCAHAELEGIKYKYFFEKILRKNKNAGISFLPLSSLKERGKGEYRKIRTSSVPGRNNPLSVA; encoded by the coding sequence ATGCATGATAAGATATGCTGCCTTCGGATTGATGTCGACACCAAAGCCGGCCTGAAAGCCGGTGTCCCCGAGATCCTTAAAACTCTCGCCCGGCAAAGTGCGAAGGCTTCTTTCTTTCTTACGACCGGACCTGACGATTTCGCAGTATCGGCCCTGAGAGTTTTCAGAGAAAAAGATTTCCTTGAAAAAATAATTACGCTCAAAAGTTCATACATCAACCTGGCTTCTGGAAATCAATCGTCCGGTTTGAGGAAAACAGCCGAGAGCATTCTGTCGGATGGACACGAAATAGGCCTTCACGGGTATTCGCATTTCAGATGGATAGCATTTTTCAACACCGAAAAATCCAAATTTTTTTTCAAGCGCATGTTACAGGGAATTGATGAATTCATCTCCTCCACAGGTTTTTCACCCTCTTTTTCCGGAGCTCCCGGCTGGAAAGCGTCCGTAGAACTTCTTCGCATGCAAGATTCCCTCGGCTTCGAATTCGCCAGCGATGTCAGGGCAAATGCGCCTTTTTATCCCTTGACAGAAAACGGAACACGCCTCAAAACACTGCAGATACCTGTGACTCTTCCCACTCTCGACGAATGCCTGGTCTCAAAAATATCTATAAATCCTGCATTCAAAGACGGAGATGTATATTGCGCTCACGCCGAACTCGAAGGCATAAAATACAAATACTTTTTCGAAAAAATACTCCGTAAAAACAAAAATGCGGGAATCTCTTTTCTGCCTCTGAGCTCGCTGAAAGAAAGGGGCAAAGGTGAATACAGAAAAATCCGGACATCTTCTGTTCCAGGCAGAAACAATCCATTATCGGTTGCATGA
- a CDS encoding HU family DNA-binding protein, whose amino-acid sequence MRDTTKTKMDLINEVAESTGFPKKDTSIIVNAFIDALVGTIARHERVEIRGFGVFKVKSRKGRSAINPRTKQMMNIPDHPAPTFKPARFIKESVKK is encoded by the coding sequence ATGAGAGACACAACCAAAACAAAAATGGATCTTATAAATGAAGTGGCAGAATCCACGGGTTTTCCTAAGAAAGATACGAGCATTATTGTTAATGCCTTCATAGACGCCCTCGTCGGCACGATAGCAAGACACGAAAGAGTCGAGATAAGGGGCTTCGGCGTGTTCAAGGTAAAAAGCAGAAAAGGAAGAAGCGCCATAAATCCCAGAACAAAACAGATGATGAACATTCCGGATCATCCGGCGCCTACATTCAAACCGGCAAGATTTATTAAAGAATCAGTAAAAAAATGA
- a CDS encoding LptE family protein, whose product MSKYYFLLTLLISGCVSYSFHGGTFPPKSGSISIPVADNTSGMYGIEQDFTETVRNAFIKDSRLHLTDSRDSDLVLHLKVSAYTNEVFSYTSDEKIEQYKVSIAVNVTYINNTDNDTIWKDKVIIANGIYSAYNETEDDGKKLAYEDFSKILISLMTENW is encoded by the coding sequence ATGTCAAAATACTACTTCTTGCTTACGCTTCTAATTTCCGGTTGTGTTTCTTACTCTTTCCATGGAGGCACTTTCCCTCCGAAATCCGGGAGTATATCCATACCCGTGGCCGACAACACTTCCGGAATGTACGGAATAGAACAGGACTTCACCGAAACTGTCAGGAACGCCTTCATAAAAGATTCTCGACTTCATCTCACAGATTCAAGAGATTCCGACCTTGTTCTTCACCTCAAAGTCTCAGCTTACACTAACGAGGTTTTCTCATATACATCAGACGAGAAAATCGAACAATACAAAGTATCCATTGCGGTAAACGTGACTTATATAAACAATACGGATAATGACACTATCTGGAAAGACAAAGTAATTATTGCAAACGGCATATATTCTGCATATAATGAAACTGAAGATGACGGAAAAAAGTTGGCTTATGAAGATTTTTCAAAAATCCTCATTTCTTTGATGACAGAAAACTGGTAA